Proteins found in one Nitrospira sp. genomic segment:
- a CDS encoding flagellar brake protein, translated as MSELVIHRHPSSFLSVGLSLQLSVSQDDTRGQYGSSVLGWKHRSWIVCEWPFHLGQPVPCVKGTICLLRYIHEGNMIGYRTKVLDTQMQPFPFLLLAFPSELEEVPLRKHGRVSAQEPIVLSVVQEFASNLPNEPPIRIGGLLKDLSASGCAVLIQRPVQDFYPGMALLVEFEITGTGHVNNLTGVVRNLSPQADGTHLGLEFRFDGKETIEYRGWGGSVRNALESFVHRKHTFESA; from the coding sequence ATGAGCGAACTGGTTATTCATCGTCATCCGTCCTCGTTTCTGTCGGTCGGTCTCTCGCTTCAGCTCAGCGTGTCGCAGGACGACACGCGGGGGCAATACGGCTCATCGGTCCTGGGGTGGAAACACCGGAGCTGGATCGTCTGTGAATGGCCGTTTCATTTGGGGCAGCCGGTTCCTTGCGTGAAAGGAACCATCTGCCTGCTGCGGTACATCCATGAAGGAAACATGATCGGATATCGCACGAAGGTGCTGGACACGCAGATGCAACCCTTCCCGTTTCTGCTGCTCGCATTTCCCTCCGAGCTGGAAGAGGTGCCGCTCCGGAAGCACGGGCGGGTATCGGCCCAGGAGCCGATTGTCTTGTCTGTCGTGCAGGAGTTCGCATCCAACCTGCCAAATGAACCCCCGATCCGAATCGGCGGGCTCCTGAAGGATTTGAGTGCCTCCGGCTGCGCCGTGCTCATTCAACGTCCGGTACAGGACTTTTACCCGGGGATGGCTCTGCTTGTTGAGTTTGAAATCACCGGCACCGGACACGTCAACAATCTGACAGGGGTCGTCCGAAACCTGTCACCGCAGGCCGACGGAACGCATCTTGGTCTGGAGTTCCGGTTCGACGGCAAAGAAACGATCGAGTACCGGGGCTGGGGAGGATCAGTGCGGAACGCGCTTGAATCCTTCGTACATCGTAAACATACCTTCGAGTCCGCCTAG
- a CDS encoding DUF3391 domain-containing protein, translated as MASTKHISIDQLTVGMFIAGLDQPWYRTPFLLHKWLVSNPDDIVQLKRHGILVVTIDTDRGLDVGAATPPAPAAVPPPEEPPPANVEAVVPQESEQSSHAAVAAAAYRESMAAVERVFSDLEAGNPPKIAALKPIVSRLLEQIVAQPEAMLIQFCLDKVRRFDATLASHGMDVCVLTLILAVENGCAEADLEALGLGALLHDIGYVRLPRNLYRKTTPLTDQEQVLMRQHPQLAATVLAQVGTVPDAVSRIILQHHEYQDGSGFPQRLKHDSVSTLAQLVGLADSYDDLVSARHGRPPLLPHDAIRQLFVLGAKGRYEKTLVEVAIKALGVYPLGSLIKLNTNECALVVGLNHEDRLRPRIRIIKGAEGQSQQEPFEVDLQNQPPDQPTRTILRALDPKLEQVDLPHYLEPAVGARS; from the coding sequence ATGGCTTCGACAAAGCACATCTCTATCGATCAGCTCACCGTCGGCATGTTTATCGCCGGTTTGGATCAGCCTTGGTACCGCACTCCGTTTCTCCTCCATAAGTGGTTGGTTTCAAATCCCGACGACATCGTGCAACTCAAACGCCATGGCATCCTCGTCGTCACCATCGATACTGACCGCGGGCTGGACGTCGGGGCTGCCACCCCGCCAGCGCCGGCCGCCGTGCCTCCTCCGGAAGAACCGCCGCCGGCCAATGTTGAAGCCGTCGTGCCGCAGGAGAGCGAGCAGAGTTCGCACGCTGCAGTGGCTGCCGCAGCCTATCGGGAAAGCATGGCTGCCGTGGAACGCGTCTTCAGTGACCTCGAAGCGGGTAACCCGCCAAAGATCGCGGCCCTGAAGCCGATCGTGAGCAGGCTCCTGGAGCAGATCGTGGCACAGCCGGAAGCGATGCTGATCCAGTTCTGTCTGGATAAAGTCCGACGTTTCGACGCCACCCTCGCCAGCCATGGCATGGATGTCTGCGTGCTCACGCTCATTCTGGCGGTGGAAAACGGCTGTGCGGAAGCCGATCTGGAAGCGCTCGGGTTGGGGGCTCTGCTTCACGACATCGGTTACGTGCGGCTCCCGCGTAACCTGTATCGAAAGACCACCCCGCTGACCGATCAGGAGCAGGTCCTCATGAGACAGCACCCGCAATTGGCGGCTACCGTACTCGCTCAAGTGGGCACGGTCCCCGATGCGGTCTCTCGCATTATCCTGCAACATCATGAATATCAGGACGGGAGCGGGTTTCCTCAACGCCTGAAGCACGACAGTGTCTCCACGTTGGCGCAACTGGTGGGTTTGGCGGACAGCTACGACGATTTAGTCAGTGCGCGCCATGGCCGTCCGCCGCTGTTGCCGCACGATGCGATCCGGCAGCTCTTCGTCTTGGGAGCGAAAGGCCGGTATGAGAAGACGCTGGTGGAGGTCGCCATCAAGGCCTTGGGCGTCTACCCTCTGGGGAGTCTCATCAAGCTGAATACCAATGAATGCGCATTGGTCGTCGGTCTGAATCATGAAGACCGGTTGAGACCACGTATCCGAATTATCAAGGGAGCTGAAGGGCAGAGTCAGCAGGAGCCTTTCGAAGTCGACCTGCAAAACCAACCGCCCGACCAACCGACCCGCACCATTCTTCGGGCATTGGATCCAAAACTGGAACAGGTCGATCTCCCGCACTACCTTGAACCTGCCGTGGGTGCTCGCTCGTGA